One Gordonia sp. SID5947 genomic region harbors:
- a CDS encoding MerR family transcriptional regulator, with the protein MSTSHSEPEHLQIGEVAAETELSIKTIRHYDDVGLVVPSARSAGGFRLYTRDDIARLLVIRRMKPLGFTLDDMRRLLAAQDDLSRTVDEESARSAAATLAEFHERAEQACTRLARHLDYARELTAQLAVHADHR; encoded by the coding sequence GTGAGCACTTCGCACAGCGAGCCGGAGCATCTGCAGATCGGTGAGGTGGCGGCCGAGACCGAGTTGTCGATCAAGACCATTCGCCACTACGACGACGTCGGTCTGGTCGTCCCGTCAGCCCGGTCGGCCGGCGGCTTCCGGCTCTACACCCGTGACGACATCGCTCGCCTGTTGGTGATCCGACGCATGAAGCCGCTCGGGTTCACACTCGACGACATGCGGAGGCTCCTCGCAGCCCAGGACGACCTGTCCCGCACCGTGGACGAGGAATCCGCGCGCTCCGCGGCGGCGACGCTCGCCGAGTTCCACGAACGCGCCGAGCAGGCCTGCACCCGTTTGGCGCGTCATCTCGACTATGCACGCGAACTCACCGCACAGCTCGCCGTCCACGCGGATCACCGATAG
- the ilvD gene encoding dihydroxy-acid dehydratase, protein MANRTPDSPATDVDIKPRSRDVTDGLEKTAARGMLRAVGMGDDDWVKPQIGVGSSWNEITPCNLSLDRLAKAVKEGVHAAEGYPLEFGTISVSDGISMGHEGMHFSLVSREVIADSVETVMSAERLDGSVLLAGCDKSLPGMLMAAARLDLANVFLYAGSTLPGYATLSDGSERQVTIIDAFEAVGACSRGLMSREDVDTIERAICPGEGACGGMYTANTMASAAEAIGMSLPGSAAPPAPDRRRDRYARESGEAVVELLRRGITARDIMTREAFENAIAVVMAFGGSTNAVLHLLAIANEAEVELSLDDFSRIGSRVPHLADVKPFGKHVMTDVDRIGGVPVVMKALLDAGLLHGDCLTVTGKTVAENLADIAPPDPDGLVLRATTKPIHPTGGITILKGSLAPEGAVVKSAGFDSDVFEGVARVFDRERAAMDALEDGTITAGDVVVIRYEGPKGGPGMREMLAITGAIKGAGLGKDVLLMTDGRFSGGTTGLCVGHVAPEAVDGGPIALVEDGDRIRLDVGTGTLDLLVDESELDKRALGFAPLPPRYTRGVLAKYSKLVTSASQGAVCR, encoded by the coding sequence ATGGCCAATCGAACACCGGACTCTCCAGCCACCGACGTCGACATCAAGCCCAGGAGTCGAGACGTCACCGATGGGCTCGAGAAGACCGCGGCCCGGGGAATGCTGCGAGCGGTCGGCATGGGCGACGACGACTGGGTCAAACCGCAGATCGGCGTCGGTTCCTCGTGGAATGAGATAACGCCCTGCAACCTGTCGTTGGACCGCCTGGCAAAGGCGGTCAAAGAGGGTGTTCACGCGGCCGAGGGTTATCCGCTGGAGTTCGGCACCATCTCGGTGTCCGACGGCATCTCGATGGGGCACGAGGGTATGCACTTCTCGCTCGTGTCCCGCGAGGTGATCGCCGACAGTGTCGAGACCGTGATGAGCGCCGAACGACTCGACGGCTCAGTGCTTCTCGCCGGTTGTGACAAATCACTCCCCGGCATGCTGATGGCGGCGGCCCGCCTCGATCTCGCCAATGTCTTCCTCTACGCGGGTTCCACCCTGCCGGGGTACGCCACCCTCTCGGACGGCTCGGAGCGTCAGGTGACGATCATCGACGCCTTCGAGGCGGTCGGCGCATGCTCGCGCGGATTGATGAGTCGCGAAGACGTGGACACCATCGAGCGCGCGATCTGTCCCGGGGAGGGAGCGTGTGGCGGCATGTACACCGCCAACACCATGGCCAGCGCGGCCGAGGCGATCGGTATGTCACTGCCGGGTAGCGCCGCGCCGCCGGCGCCCGACCGACGACGGGACCGGTACGCCCGTGAGAGCGGCGAGGCGGTGGTCGAACTCTTGCGACGAGGCATCACGGCGCGCGACATCATGACCCGTGAGGCATTCGAGAACGCGATCGCCGTCGTGATGGCCTTCGGCGGCTCCACCAACGCCGTCCTGCACCTCCTGGCGATCGCCAACGAGGCCGAAGTCGAGCTGTCGCTCGATGACTTCTCCCGGATCGGTTCGCGGGTGCCGCATCTTGCCGACGTCAAGCCGTTCGGCAAACACGTGATGACCGACGTCGACCGCATCGGCGGCGTCCCGGTCGTGATGAAGGCCCTCCTCGACGCCGGGCTACTGCACGGCGATTGCCTCACGGTCACCGGGAAGACCGTGGCCGAGAATCTGGCCGACATCGCTCCGCCCGACCCCGACGGTCTCGTCCTGAGGGCCACCACGAAACCGATCCACCCGACCGGCGGGATCACCATCCTGAAGGGATCGCTCGCCCCCGAGGGAGCTGTGGTGAAGTCGGCGGGCTTCGATTCCGACGTCTTCGAAGGTGTTGCGCGGGTCTTCGATCGCGAACGCGCCGCGATGGACGCCCTCGAAGACGGCACCATCACCGCCGGCGATGTGGTGGTGATCCGCTACGAGGGCCCCAAGGGTGGCCCCGGTATGCGCGAGATGCTGGCGATCACGGGTGCGATCAAGGGTGCCGGGCTCGGCAAGGACGTGCTCCTCATGACCGATGGCCGTTTCTCCGGTGGTACCACCGGGCTGTGTGTCGGGCACGTCGCGCCGGAGGCCGTCGACGGCGGCCCCATCGCACTTGTCGAGGACGGCGACCGGATACGCCTCGATGTCGGTACCGGCACTCTCGATCTGTTGGTCGACGAGTCCGAACTCGACAAGCGCGCACTGGGATTCGCCCCGCTGCCGCCGCGCTACACGCGCGGCGTGCTCGCGAAGTACTCGAAACTGGTCACCTCGGCGTCGCAGGGAGCGGTGTGCAGGTAG
- a CDS encoding chloride channel protein produces MAINAALVVAVGARFVPKVQTHDWVGLSTAATIGALFGTPVAAALMLSEANEGDQRVPLWNRLYIPLVAAATGSFVITHFTNLDMSLDLPAEDYGGVAEVFVAIGVAVVAAAVGVAASRVFDPLHKLLHRIANPILLLTGAGFALGVLGVIGGTITLFKGLDQMKELPDRMATTTALGFLALAGIKLVALLVASAAGFRGGRIFPAVFVGVAFGFAVHALWTGLPVTVTVAAATVGIVVAATRNGWMSLFLALAVVPQLDLLIPMLFATLAAWLVVVNRAELRATPLLARPERASPGPS; encoded by the coding sequence ATGGCGATCAACGCCGCCCTCGTGGTGGCGGTCGGTGCGCGTTTCGTCCCCAAGGTGCAGACACACGACTGGGTCGGATTGTCGACGGCGGCCACAATCGGCGCACTCTTCGGGACGCCTGTCGCAGCCGCGCTCATGCTGTCGGAGGCGAACGAGGGTGACCAGCGCGTACCGCTGTGGAACCGCCTCTACATACCGCTGGTCGCCGCGGCCACGGGTTCCTTTGTCATCACCCACTTCACCAACCTCGACATGTCCCTCGATCTGCCCGCCGAAGATTACGGCGGGGTCGCCGAGGTGTTCGTCGCGATCGGCGTCGCAGTCGTCGCCGCAGCGGTCGGGGTCGCCGCCTCGCGCGTGTTCGACCCGTTGCACAAACTGCTCCACCGGATCGCGAATCCGATCCTTCTGCTGACCGGCGCGGGTTTTGCGCTGGGTGTGCTCGGCGTCATCGGTGGCACCATCACGTTGTTCAAGGGCCTCGACCAGATGAAGGAACTGCCCGACCGGATGGCGACGACCACGGCGCTCGGTTTTCTCGCGCTCGCCGGTATCAAGCTCGTCGCGTTGCTCGTCGCCAGCGCCGCAGGCTTTCGGGGTGGACGCATCTTCCCGGCGGTCTTCGTCGGCGTCGCGTTCGGATTCGCGGTCCATGCCCTGTGGACCGGCTTGCCCGTGACGGTGACCGTGGCTGCCGCCACCGTCGGAATCGTGGTGGCGGCCACGCGCAACGGCTGGATGAGCCTGTTCCTGGCGCTTGCTGTGGTACCGCAGCTGGATCTGCTGATACCCATGCTGTTCGCAACCCTTGCCGCATGGCTGGTCGTCGTGAACCGGGCCGAACTCCGCGCCACACCGCTCTTGGCACGGCCCGAGCGCGCATCACCCGGGCCGTCCTGA
- a CDS encoding NAD-dependent succinate-semialdehyde dehydrogenase: protein MSAYVTTNPTTGRTEHEYTGLRDDQISDLAERSAEGFEAWRHASVAERAEALARTADLYEKRSTELAEAITTEMGKPTKQAAGEVQLAADIYRWYAEHGPELLLTETLDPQGAAESLVQTLPVGPLVGVMPWNYPYYQVARFVAPNLLVGNTIILKHASICAASSALMADVLHDASVPENVYINAYASSDQVAELLGHPAIRGVSLTGSEAAGAAVAQEAAKNLKKSVLELGGSDPFILLDTDDMDRTARIAAGARLSNAGQACNSPKRFIVMDDLYDDFVERLVDEFDSSAVGDPTDPDTAVGPLSSVSARDTVVDQVAKAVEQGATLHTGGAPIDGDGAFMRPAVLTGITPDMDAYAEEIFGPVAMVYRVQSVDDAVKLANDVAFGLSGSVWSTDIARAAEVADRLEVGMAYINEHGTTLPGLPFGGVKRSGYGRELGRWGMGEFVNTKLRRTATR from the coding sequence ATGAGTGCTTATGTGACGACCAACCCGACGACCGGTAGGACTGAGCACGAATACACCGGTCTGCGCGATGACCAGATCTCGGACCTCGCCGAACGATCCGCCGAGGGCTTCGAGGCGTGGCGACACGCATCGGTGGCCGAGCGTGCCGAAGCCTTGGCCAGAACCGCCGACCTGTACGAGAAACGTTCGACGGAACTCGCCGAAGCCATCACGACCGAGATGGGCAAGCCGACCAAGCAGGCAGCGGGTGAGGTTCAACTCGCCGCGGACATCTACCGCTGGTACGCCGAACACGGTCCCGAACTACTCCTCACCGAGACGCTCGATCCCCAGGGCGCAGCGGAATCGCTGGTCCAGACCCTGCCCGTCGGGCCCCTCGTCGGGGTGATGCCTTGGAACTACCCCTACTACCAGGTCGCGCGGTTCGTCGCGCCGAACCTGTTGGTGGGCAACACGATCATTCTCAAACATGCATCCATCTGCGCTGCCTCGTCGGCGCTGATGGCCGACGTGTTGCACGACGCATCGGTGCCCGAGAACGTGTACATCAACGCGTACGCGAGTTCCGATCAGGTCGCCGAACTACTCGGCCATCCGGCCATCCGCGGCGTGTCGCTCACCGGCAGCGAGGCGGCGGGCGCCGCGGTCGCCCAAGAGGCCGCCAAGAACCTGAAGAAGTCCGTCCTCGAACTCGGCGGCTCGGATCCGTTCATTCTGCTGGACACCGACGACATGGATCGAACAGCACGAATCGCCGCCGGTGCCCGTCTCTCCAACGCCGGTCAGGCGTGCAACTCGCCCAAGCGTTTCATCGTCATGGACGATCTCTACGACGACTTCGTCGAACGGTTGGTCGACGAGTTCGACAGTTCCGCGGTGGGGGACCCGACCGACCCTGACACCGCTGTCGGACCGCTGTCGTCGGTCTCCGCACGCGACACGGTGGTGGACCAGGTCGCCAAGGCCGTGGAGCAGGGCGCGACGCTTCACACCGGTGGTGCGCCGATCGACGGAGACGGGGCGTTCATGCGGCCTGCCGTGCTCACCGGCATCACCCCGGATATGGACGCCTACGCCGAAGAGATCTTCGGCCCGGTCGCCATGGTCTACCGCGTGCAGTCTGTCGACGACGCGGTGAAGCTGGCGAACGACGTCGCCTTCGGTCTCAGCGGATCGGTCTGGAGCACCGACATCGCGCGGGCCGCAGAGGTGGCGGATCGTCTCGAGGTGGGGATGGCCTACATCAACGAGCACGGCACCACGCTGCCCGGGTTGCCGTTCGGCGGCGTCAAACGGTCCGGCTACGGGCGCGAACTGGGTCGCTGGGGAATGGGCGAATTCGTCAACACCAAACTCCGTCGTACCGCGACCCGTTGA